A region from the Pontixanthobacter aestiaquae genome encodes:
- a CDS encoding glycerophosphodiester phosphodiesterase family protein, which translates to MKIWLTRLGFVAALAFVVLTVVNASWLADAPRGKAKLIAHRGVAQHFDRAGVERDTCTAELIEEPVHDYLENTGRGAQRATEIGAAMIEVDIAPTSDGKLIAFHDWTLDCRTDGTGPVREASLEEIMQLDAGYGYTADGGKTFPLRGTAVKGIQPLSTWILYVRESKQIMFNFKSADPKEADMLAAVLKETNRDPVRLKYAFYGDPKPVARIKKLYPDVWAWSPAAAKQCTTDYLLYGWTSIIPESCNDGTLIIPLNRQWMFWGWPNRLASRMEEVGARIIVTGPHNLDEPNTGLSLPEQLGDVPRSFNGYVWVDDIWTVGPALYPDRDNRNDAQREAAYAGLEARRERQ; encoded by the coding sequence ATGAAAATCTGGCTAACACGATTGGGGTTCGTCGCTGCGCTCGCATTCGTTGTGCTGACCGTGGTCAATGCCAGCTGGCTCGCAGACGCTCCGCGCGGCAAGGCGAAACTGATTGCCCATCGCGGGGTCGCACAGCATTTTGACCGTGCGGGAGTCGAGCGCGACACCTGCACTGCCGAACTGATCGAAGAACCCGTGCATGACTATCTCGAAAACACCGGCCGGGGGGCGCAGCGCGCGACGGAGATCGGCGCGGCGATGATAGAGGTCGATATTGCACCAACATCCGATGGCAAGCTGATCGCTTTCCACGACTGGACGCTTGATTGCCGCACCGACGGCACTGGCCCGGTGCGAGAGGCTTCGCTGGAAGAGATCATGCAGCTTGACGCGGGCTATGGCTACACCGCGGATGGCGGTAAAACTTTCCCGCTCCGCGGCACTGCTGTGAAAGGGATCCAGCCTCTATCGACATGGATTCTTTATGTCCGCGAATCGAAGCAGATCATGTTCAATTTCAAATCGGCCGATCCCAAAGAAGCCGATATGCTCGCCGCGGTTCTGAAAGAGACGAACCGCGATCCGGTGAGGCTGAAATATGCATTTTATGGCGATCCCAAGCCGGTCGCGCGGATCAAGAAGCTCTACCCTGATGTCTGGGCATGGAGCCCCGCGGCGGCGAAGCAGTGCACCACCGACTATTTGCTTTATGGCTGGACCAGCATCATTCCCGAAAGCTGCAATGATGGCACGCTGATTATTCCGCTTAACCGCCAATGGATGTTCTGGGGCTGGCCCAACCGCCTTGCCAGCCGGATGGAGGAAGTTGGCGCAAGAATTATCGTAACTGGCCCGCACAATTTGGATGAACCCAATACCGGCCTGTCGCTGCCCGAACAGCTCGGCGATGTGCCGCGCAGCTTCAACGGCTATGTCTGGGTCGATGATATCTGGACGGTCGGTCCGGCGCTCTATCCCGACCGGGACAATCGCAATGATGCGCAGCGCGAAGCCGCCTATGCCGGCCTCGAAGCGCGGCGCGAACGGCAGTAA
- the ileS gene encoding isoleucine--tRNA ligase yields MTEAKSPERDYRPTVFLPKTDFPMKAGLPQKEPGIQARWEEIGLYEKLREARAGREKFILHDGPPYANGDMHIGHALNHVLKDTVVRTQSLLGKDAPYVPGWDCHGLPIEWKIEELYRKKKKNKNEVEPKEFRAECREYAQKWVDVQREQLKRLGINGRWDKPYLTMRPEAEGAIVKELHKFAETGQLYRGAKPVMWSPVEETALADAEVEYQDLTDSPQIDVAFEIVESPIEELVGAHAVIWTTTPWTIPVNQALAYGPDVEYVLLDLTGWNSPAEHNEKPLQNLQKLLDRSTAKKLRFVVAKSLVDAFAERLGGPETEARLVEARAFQGSGLAGTIARHPMHKLGGFYAKPRPMLAGDFVTTDSGTGIVHMAPDHGEDDFDLCKANGIDPVFAVMGDGRYRDDLLWLGADDLDNDGKPRRRSVINKPFNSPEGPICSDLRAAGALLSASANYAHSYPHSWRSKAKVVYRCTPQWFIAIDEDLEHISPKTPQEKGWEGEGGAIDPSDETICAAPTLRERAMEEIEATRFIPEKGRNRLRSMVEGRPDWLISRQRAWGVPLALFVHRESGELLVDPEVNLRIQQAIAAETVDAWEESRAAEFLGPERNPDDYEMVTDILDVWFDSGSTHAFVLESDEWPELQSPADLYLEGSDQHRGWFQSSLLESCGTRGRAPYKAVLTHGFTMDAKGFKQSKSLGNTTDPNKVMEQYGADIIRLWALSVDFTEDHRIGDEILKGVGDTYRKLRNTFRYLLGALADFDQAERVDVADMPELERYMLSLLGELDGRLKQAVNDFDFNAYTRALTDFSNEDLSAFFFDIRKDRLYCDAPEGLERRAYRTVLDTLFQALIRYSAPVLVYTAEEVWQTRYPDSDSVHLLEWPEIPAADANAERWSKLRKLREAVMEAIEPLRREKTIRSGLEADVTVPEGAVPEGFTDADLADLFITASVSRGQGDGVTVTRTSDHKCGRCWRLLPEVTEDGALCGRCDSVVAEWDAAQ; encoded by the coding sequence ATGACTGAAGCCAAGAGCCCTGAGCGCGATTATAGACCAACGGTTTTCCTGCCGAAAACCGACTTCCCGATGAAAGCCGGCCTTCCGCAGAAGGAACCGGGCATTCAAGCGCGTTGGGAAGAGATTGGCCTGTATGAAAAGCTGCGTGAGGCGCGTGCGGGACGCGAGAAGTTCATTCTGCATGACGGTCCGCCCTATGCCAATGGCGATATGCATATCGGCCATGCGCTCAACCACGTCCTGAAAGACACAGTGGTGCGCACGCAAAGCCTGCTCGGCAAAGACGCGCCCTATGTGCCCGGCTGGGATTGCCACGGCCTGCCGATCGAGTGGAAGATCGAGGAGCTCTACCGCAAGAAGAAGAAGAACAAGAACGAGGTCGAACCCAAGGAATTCCGCGCCGAATGCCGCGAATACGCCCAGAAATGGGTCGATGTTCAGCGCGAGCAGCTTAAGCGGCTCGGCATCAATGGACGCTGGGACAAGCCCTATCTGACCATGCGCCCCGAAGCCGAAGGCGCGATTGTCAAAGAACTGCACAAATTTGCCGAAACCGGCCAACTCTATCGCGGCGCAAAGCCGGTGATGTGGTCGCCCGTTGAAGAGACCGCTTTGGCCGATGCCGAGGTTGAGTACCAAGACCTAACCGACAGCCCACAGATTGATGTGGCGTTCGAGATTGTTGAGTCGCCGATTGAGGAACTGGTCGGTGCGCATGCGGTTATCTGGACCACAACGCCTTGGACGATACCGGTGAACCAGGCGCTCGCCTATGGGCCGGATGTTGAGTATGTTCTGCTGGATCTGACGGGTTGGAATTCGCCCGCAGAACATAACGAAAAACCTCTACAGAATCTGCAGAAACTTTTGGATCGAAGCACTGCCAAGAAGCTGCGCTTCGTAGTTGCCAAATCGCTGGTCGATGCATTCGCTGAACGACTTGGTGGACCAGAAACTGAAGCGCGACTCGTTGAAGCTCGCGCATTTCAAGGCTCCGGCCTAGCCGGAACCATCGCCCGCCACCCGATGCACAAGCTTGGTGGGTTCTACGCCAAGCCGCGCCCGATGCTTGCGGGCGACTTCGTCACCACCGATAGCGGTACCGGCATCGTCCATATGGCGCCCGATCATGGCGAGGACGATTTCGACCTGTGCAAAGCCAACGGCATCGATCCTGTCTTCGCGGTTATGGGCGACGGGCGCTATCGCGATGACTTGCTGTGGCTCGGCGCGGATGATCTCGACAATGACGGCAAACCCCGCCGCCGCAGTGTGATCAACAAGCCGTTCAATTCGCCCGAAGGCCCGATCTGTTCCGATCTGCGCGCAGCGGGTGCGCTGCTTTCGGCCAGTGCCAACTACGCGCACAGTTACCCGCATTCATGGCGCTCCAAAGCCAAGGTCGTGTATCGCTGCACCCCGCAATGGTTCATCGCGATTGATGAAGACCTCGAGCATATCTCGCCCAAGACTCCGCAAGAAAAGGGCTGGGAAGGCGAAGGCGGCGCAATCGATCCATCCGACGAAACCATCTGCGCCGCGCCGACCTTGCGCGAACGCGCGATGGAAGAAATCGAGGCAACGCGCTTCATTCCCGAAAAAGGCCGCAACCGCTTGCGCTCGATGGTCGAGGGTCGTCCAGACTGGCTGATCAGCCGGCAACGTGCTTGGGGCGTTCCGCTGGCGCTGTTCGTTCACCGCGAGTCGGGCGAATTGCTGGTCGATCCGGAAGTAAACCTCCGTATCCAGCAAGCTATCGCGGCGGAAACCGTCGATGCGTGGGAGGAAAGCCGCGCGGCTGAGTTCCTCGGCCCGGAGCGCAATCCTGACGATTACGAGATGGTCACCGACATTCTCGACGTGTGGTTCGACAGCGGCTCCACACACGCCTTCGTGCTTGAATCGGATGAATGGCCCGAGCTGCAATCGCCCGCCGATCTCTATCTGGAAGGCAGCGACCAGCATCGCGGCTGGTTCCAATCGAGCCTGCTCGAAAGCTGCGGTACCAGAGGCCGCGCGCCGTACAAGGCAGTGCTAACCCACGGCTTCACTATGGATGCCAAAGGCTTCAAACAGTCCAAATCACTGGGCAACACCACCGACCCGAACAAGGTGATGGAGCAATATGGTGCGGATATCATCCGGCTATGGGCGCTGAGCGTCGACTTCACCGAGGATCACCGAATCGGCGATGAAATCCTCAAAGGTGTGGGCGATACCTATCGCAAGCTGCGCAATACTTTCCGCTATCTTCTGGGCGCGCTTGCCGACTTCGATCAGGCTGAACGCGTTGATGTTGCCGATATGCCCGAACTTGAGCGCTATATGCTCAGCCTGCTCGGCGAATTGGATGGCAGACTGAAGCAGGCGGTGAATGATTTCGATTTCAACGCTTACACCCGCGCGCTGACCGATTTCTCGAACGAAGACCTCTCGGCATTCTTCTTCGATATCCGCAAGGACCGGCTCTATTGCGATGCCCCGGAAGGGTTGGAGCGCCGCGCCTACCGGACTGTGCTCGACACGCTGTTTCAGGCGTTAATCCGCTACTCTGCGCCAGTGCTGGTCTATACCGCTGAGGAAGTGTGGCAGACCCGCTATCCCGACAGCGATTCGGTGCATCTGCTCGAATGGCCGGAAATTCCCGCCGCAGATGCAAATGCAGAGCGCTGGAGCAAACTGCGTAAACTCCGCGAAGCAGTGATGGAGGCGATCGAGCCACTCCGCCGCGAGAAAACGATTCGTTCAGGCCTCGAGGCCGATGTAACCGTGCCCGAAGGTGCAGTACCAGAAGGCTTCACCGACGCCGATCTGGCCGATCTGTTCATCACCGCGTCAGTCTCACGCGGCCAAGGGGATGGCGTGACAGTTACGCGCACATCCGATCACAAATGCGGCCGCTGCTGGCGTTTGCTGCCCGAAGTCACCGAAGACGGTGCGCTTTGCGGGCGCTGCGATTCTGTGGTTGCAGAATGGGATGCGGCACAATGA
- the lspA gene encoding signal peptidase II yields the protein MSILTKPRLIGLAIAAIIFAADQWIKDYVTGPLEINQRGDFMEILPFFDLRFTQNFGISLGLFEATSPEMRWALVLVTALIAFVVFIWMLREKAFGDILGLSMILGGALGNIVDRYTLGYVVDYADLHFGDFRPFLIFNVADAAITIGVVIILARSFFVRDKEEDHDIEPAQT from the coding sequence ATGAGCATTCTCACCAAACCGCGCCTGATCGGCCTTGCGATTGCGGCGATAATCTTTGCCGCTGACCAATGGATCAAGGACTATGTGACTGGTCCTTTGGAAATTAATCAACGTGGCGATTTCATGGAAATCCTGCCTTTTTTTGATCTGCGTTTCACCCAGAATTTCGGCATCTCGCTGGGCCTGTTTGAAGCAACCTCGCCGGAGATGCGCTGGGCGCTTGTCTTGGTAACCGCCTTGATCGCCTTCGTGGTGTTCATCTGGATGCTGCGCGAGAAGGCGTTCGGTGACATTCTGGGCCTGTCGATGATCCTGGGCGGCGCGCTCGGCAATATCGTTGACCGGTATACGCTGGGCTATGTCGTCGACTATGCCGATCTGCATTTCGGCGACTTTCGACCCTTCCTCATTTTCAACGTTGCCGATGCGGCTATCACCATCGGCGTTGTAATCATCCTTGCCCGATCCTTTTTCGTCCGCGATAAGGAAGAGGATCACGATATCGAACCGGCCCAGACCTAA
- a CDS encoding DUF3035 domain-containing protein: MRMTTKIIFLGATSAMLAACGSGGGILGRERPDEFAVQRQAPLVVPPDFNLVPPAPGAPRPAEGTAAEQALEVLFGGPAPRSSVETSALDRAGAAAPGIRSSVGDPETNTVAKGRVTRDIIAAPEGDGQNSQAIIPS, translated from the coding sequence ATGCGTATGACGACCAAAATCATTTTCCTCGGCGCTACCAGCGCGATGCTCGCAGCCTGCGGAAGCGGTGGCGGCATCTTGGGCCGTGAGCGTCCCGATGAATTCGCTGTGCAGCGTCAGGCCCCACTGGTTGTTCCACCTGATTTCAACCTGGTCCCGCCAGCTCCGGGCGCTCCGCGTCCCGCCGAAGGCACCGCGGCAGAGCAGGCGCTTGAAGTATTGTTCGGCGGCCCCGCCCCGCGCAGCTCGGTCGAAACCAGCGCGCTGGACCGGGCAGGTGCAGCAGCACCAGGTATCCGTTCGTCAGTCGGCGATCCGGAAACCAACACGGTTGCAAAGGGCCGCGTGACGCGCGACATAATCGCCGCACCAGAAGGTGACGGTCAAAATAGCCAGGCGATTATACCCTCTTGA
- a CDS encoding hemolysin family protein, whose protein sequence is MTPFPWPDLIIIGCLIVINGVFAMSELAIVSARTTQLQGAADKGSKSAELAMSLAADPGKFLSTVQIGITLIGIINGAYSGASLGGPIGERLPSLGVPEEFADTIGFALVIALTTYLSLVIGELVPKQLALRAAVPISIVMAGPMALLAKIAAPLVWILDTSSGLLIRLFGVRPGGQSSVTAEELHMIFADATQAGAIEADQHQILSGAVRLAERPVREVMTPRTEIDWVDVSSSEDEIKQAIEDSPHSLLPVAEGSPDSMLGVVKVREVLALMVAGKPVNLKRLMKKAEIVPDQLDAMDALRALQQAEIAMAMVHDEYGHLDGIVTPVDLLTALVGQFVSDQDEGDAPAITERADGSLLISGGMSADDLADRLGLDYGDSREFATVAGFVLSVIKKLPLEGESFVEQGWSFEVIDMDGRKIDKLLVTKVAEETDEG, encoded by the coding sequence GTGACTCCATTTCCTTGGCCCGACCTGATCATCATTGGCTGCTTGATTGTGATCAACGGCGTGTTCGCGATGTCAGAACTCGCAATCGTTTCCGCGCGCACTACGCAGTTACAAGGCGCAGCAGACAAAGGCAGTAAGTCCGCAGAGCTGGCGATGTCGCTGGCGGCTGACCCTGGCAAGTTTCTCTCCACAGTGCAGATAGGGATTACCCTGATCGGGATTATCAACGGTGCATATTCGGGCGCTAGCCTAGGTGGTCCGATTGGTGAACGGTTGCCTAGTCTGGGTGTGCCGGAAGAATTTGCCGATACGATCGGGTTTGCACTGGTGATTGCGCTGACTACCTATTTGAGTCTGGTCATTGGCGAATTGGTGCCCAAGCAGTTGGCGCTCCGAGCGGCAGTACCGATTTCAATTGTCATGGCAGGCCCGATGGCGTTGCTCGCCAAGATTGCCGCGCCGCTGGTGTGGATCCTCGATACGTCATCGGGACTGCTAATCCGTCTATTCGGTGTGCGGCCAGGCGGCCAGTCCAGCGTGACCGCCGAAGAACTTCACATGATTTTCGCCGATGCGACGCAAGCAGGAGCGATTGAGGCGGACCAGCACCAGATTCTCTCCGGTGCTGTCCGGCTAGCGGAGCGCCCCGTTCGCGAAGTGATGACCCCGCGGACAGAAATAGACTGGGTTGATGTGTCTTCAAGTGAGGATGAAATCAAACAGGCCATCGAAGACAGTCCGCATTCTCTGCTTCCTGTTGCCGAGGGGTCGCCTGATTCCATGCTGGGGGTCGTGAAAGTGCGCGAGGTTCTGGCGCTTATGGTGGCGGGTAAGCCGGTCAATCTAAAGCGCCTGATGAAAAAGGCCGAAATCGTGCCTGACCAACTCGACGCGATGGACGCGTTGCGTGCATTGCAGCAGGCCGAGATCGCGATGGCGATGGTTCACGACGAATATGGCCATCTGGACGGGATTGTAACGCCGGTTGACCTGCTGACAGCTTTGGTCGGCCAGTTTGTGAGCGATCAGGATGAGGGCGATGCACCCGCCATTACCGAGCGGGCCGATGGTTCGCTGCTCATATCTGGCGGGATGTCTGCTGACGATCTCGCCGACCGGCTGGGGCTGGATTATGGTGATAGTCGCGAGTTCGCGACAGTCGCGGGCTTCGTGCTGTCCGTGATCAAGAAGCTGCCGCTAGAAGGCGAGAGCTTTGTCGAACAAGGTTGGAGCTTCGAGGTCATCGATATGGATGGGCGCAAGATCGACAAGCTGTTGGTGACGAAGGTCGCTGAGGAAACGGACGAGGGATAA
- a CDS encoding OmpA family protein: MQKSKAFISSLAALSLVTVSGCVTDPNTGERKVSRTAIGGVGGAVLGGLLGGVIGGKTGRIIGAGVGGVAGGVVGYKMDQQIKELKEQTAGSGVDVTEVDGGDAILVNLPDGVTFDVNSYTIKPTFRNTLDTVSASLQQYPDSLVDVYGHTDSSGSDSYNQRLSEQRAEAVANYMSSRGVSSARIRWQGFGETAPIADNTTAEGRARNRRVEIKIIPITQEDVEAARQTQ, from the coding sequence ATGCAAAAATCAAAAGCTTTTATCTCGAGCCTCGCTGCCCTGTCACTGGTTACGGTATCAGGCTGTGTCACTGACCCGAATACAGGCGAGCGTAAAGTCTCGCGCACCGCGATCGGCGGTGTAGGCGGTGCTGTGCTCGGCGGACTGCTTGGCGGCGTCATCGGCGGCAAAACCGGACGCATTATCGGTGCAGGTGTTGGCGGCGTCGCCGGCGGCGTGGTCGGATACAAGATGGACCAGCAGATCAAGGAGCTGAAAGAGCAGACTGCAGGATCGGGCGTAGATGTCACCGAAGTCGATGGCGGAGACGCAATTTTGGTCAACCTGCCAGATGGCGTGACGTTCGACGTGAACAGTTACACCATCAAGCCGACTTTCCGAAACACGCTGGACACGGTTTCAGCCAGTCTTCAACAATATCCCGATAGCCTTGTTGACGTTTACGGCCATACCGATTCAAGCGGTTCGGATTCCTATAACCAGCGATTGTCGGAGCAGCGCGCCGAAGCCGTGGCGAATTATATGTCATCACGCGGCGTTAGTTCGGCCCGTATCCGCTGGCAGGGCTTTGGCGAAACCGCACCGATCGCGGACAACACCACAGCAGAAGGTCGGGCGCGTAACCGCCGGGTCGAAATCAAGATCATTCCGATCACACAAGAAGATGTCGAAGCGGCGCGACAAACGCAGTAA
- a CDS encoding 3'(2'),5'-bisphosphate nucleotidase CysQ, translating to MIDRARLEEIVDEAGRIALGLWPGDGHEVESWEKEPGSPVCAADIEVDGYLRRHLGQLLPSAGWLSEETVDDPARLSKGLIWLVDPIDGTRDFLRGRMGWCVSVALISEGRPLIGVLDAPARGQKWVGVAGQGAWRNGQKLAASTRQEFVGARVPAASLQKVDQILTTVDQPNSIALRVAMVGADEADLVATLRWGFEWDIGAATLIAREAGATVTDAFGKPFAYNKPDPRAFGMMVSAPAIHKDAVTHLAERAAALTSS from the coding sequence ATGATTGATCGCGCGCGCCTCGAAGAAATTGTCGATGAAGCAGGGCGCATTGCGCTCGGGCTATGGCCCGGTGACGGGCATGAGGTAGAAAGCTGGGAGAAAGAACCCGGTAGCCCGGTATGTGCCGCCGATATCGAAGTCGACGGCTATCTGCGCCGCCATCTGGGACAGCTATTACCTTCCGCCGGATGGCTATCGGAGGAAACCGTCGATGATCCCGCTCGGCTCAGTAAGGGCCTGATCTGGTTGGTCGATCCGATCGATGGCACCCGCGACTTTCTGCGTGGGCGCATGGGTTGGTGTGTGTCTGTAGCGTTGATTAGCGAAGGTAGGCCGCTGATCGGGGTTCTGGATGCTCCCGCTCGGGGCCAAAAGTGGGTCGGGGTTGCGGGACAGGGCGCATGGCGGAATGGCCAAAAGCTTGCGGCATCAACACGGCAGGAGTTTGTGGGTGCGCGGGTTCCGGCTGCTTCTCTACAGAAAGTCGATCAAATTTTGACGACAGTAGATCAACCCAATTCGATTGCGCTTAGGGTCGCAATGGTTGGCGCTGACGAAGCTGACCTGGTCGCCACGCTAAGGTGGGGGTTCGAGTGGGACATCGGCGCAGCGACGCTGATTGCGCGAGAGGCCGGCGCTACGGTCACCGACGCGTTCGGCAAACCATTTGCGTATAACAAGCCCGATCCGCGCGCCTTTGGCATGATGGTGAGCGCGCCTGCGATCCATAAAGACGCCGTCACTCATCTGGCAGAGCGTGCAGCGGCCTTAACCAGCTCATAG
- the sucC gene encoding ADP-forming succinate--CoA ligase subunit beta: MNIHEYQAKELLAKYGIGIPAGHAALTVEEAVEGAKKLPGPLYVVKAQIHAGGRGKGKFKELGPDAKGGVRLAKSIDDVKADAEDMLGNTLVTIQTGDEGKQVNRLYVTDGVDIEQEYYLAMLVDRATGQVAMVASTEGGMDIEDVAHETPEKITTITIDPAQGFMPHHGRAVAFALNLSGDLNKQCQKLAAKLYTAFMDLDTEMLEINPLVETKDGQLLVLDTKMSFDGNALYRHKDVEEMRDETEEDPAEVEASEYDLAYIKLDGNIGCMVNGAGLAMATMDIIKLNGAFPANFLDVGGGATTEKVTAAFKIILKDPAVEGILVNIFGGIMKCDIIADGIVTAAKEVNLSVPLVVRLEGTNVAKGKEILENSGLPIVSADDLGDAAKKIVAEVKNAA; encoded by the coding sequence ATGAATATTCACGAATATCAGGCCAAGGAACTCCTCGCGAAATATGGCATCGGCATCCCAGCCGGCCACGCTGCATTGACGGTGGAAGAAGCCGTCGAAGGCGCGAAGAAACTTCCTGGACCACTTTATGTTGTGAAGGCGCAAATCCACGCAGGCGGGCGCGGCAAAGGTAAATTCAAAGAGCTCGGCCCCGATGCGAAAGGTGGGGTACGCCTCGCCAAAAGCATCGACGACGTTAAAGCAGACGCGGAAGATATGCTCGGCAACACGCTGGTGACTATCCAGACGGGCGACGAAGGCAAGCAGGTCAACCGGCTCTACGTTACCGATGGTGTTGATATCGAGCAGGAATACTATCTCGCAATGCTCGTTGACCGCGCAACTGGCCAAGTTGCGATGGTTGCCTCGACCGAGGGCGGCATGGACATTGAAGATGTTGCGCATGAGACACCCGAGAAAATCACCACGATCACAATTGACCCGGCGCAAGGCTTTATGCCGCATCACGGCCGTGCAGTGGCCTTTGCGCTGAACCTGTCCGGCGACCTGAACAAGCAATGTCAGAAACTGGCGGCGAAGCTCTACACAGCGTTCATGGACCTCGACACCGAAATGCTCGAGATCAACCCGCTGGTTGAGACCAAGGACGGCCAATTGCTGGTGCTCGACACCAAAATGAGCTTTGACGGCAACGCCCTGTATCGGCACAAAGATGTTGAAGAGATGCGCGACGAGACCGAAGAAGATCCGGCGGAAGTCGAAGCAAGCGAATATGACCTGGCTTACATCAAGCTGGACGGCAATATCGGTTGCATGGTCAACGGCGCGGGCCTCGCCATGGCGACAATGGATATCATCAAGCTAAATGGCGCATTTCCTGCAAACTTCCTCGACGTAGGCGGCGGCGCGACGACCGAGAAAGTCACTGCTGCGTTCAAGATCATTCTGAAAGATCCGGCGGTCGAGGGCATTCTGGTCAACATCTTCGGCGGCATCATGAAATGCGACATTATCGCCGACGGTATTGTAACAGCCGCAAAAGAAGTGAACCTCTCTGTCCCACTGGTGGTTCGCCTTGAAGGCACCAACGTGGCGAAGGGTAAGGAAATTCTCGAGAATTCCGGCCTGCCTATCGTGAGCGCCGACGACCTCGGCGATGCCGCCAAGAAGATCGTGGCCGAGGTGAAGAACGCCGCCTGA
- a CDS encoding DUF6265 family protein, with the protein MMGRFWKIILASAALCCGNAIAAQETRVGKEGREAPDASMYELQWLIGQWQGEGIGGARAMESWLPPSGTTMVGTFVQETADGAIHFTEHLYLMEENGSLVLKLKHFNADLTGWEEKDGMLSFQLVDIEPCAVFFNGLTLRCDGDNGLVAAVRMQSDKPEPQELIFRFTRMQPETVSYDCDGTTIEMNQCMAAILAKAKARQTEYLDAALERYADRPDIAGMIRASDAAFDAYSSAECGAVWEDWKEGTIRTMMSLKCSIGLADKRAHDIWENWLTYMDSTPPVLPEPAPTQ; encoded by the coding sequence ATGATGGGCCGGTTCTGGAAAATTATCTTGGCTAGCGCGGCGTTGTGCTGCGGCAACGCGATCGCGGCGCAGGAAACGCGTGTGGGTAAAGAGGGGCGCGAAGCTCCGGACGCCAGCATGTATGAGCTGCAATGGCTCATCGGTCAGTGGCAGGGCGAGGGTATTGGCGGCGCACGCGCGATGGAAAGCTGGCTCCCGCCAAGTGGCACGACGATGGTTGGAACCTTTGTGCAGGAAACAGCGGATGGAGCGATCCATTTTACCGAGCATCTGTATCTGATGGAGGAAAACGGGTCGTTGGTGCTAAAGCTGAAGCACTTCAACGCCGATCTAACGGGGTGGGAAGAGAAGGATGGGATGTTGTCTTTCCAGTTGGTCGATATCGAACCCTGCGCTGTTTTTTTTAATGGGCTCACTCTGCGCTGCGACGGCGACAACGGTCTGGTTGCAGCGGTTAGAATGCAAAGCGACAAGCCAGAACCGCAGGAATTGATCTTTCGCTTTACCCGGATGCAGCCTGAAACGGTTAGCTATGACTGCGACGGAACGACGATCGAAATGAACCAGTGCATGGCGGCGATTTTAGCAAAAGCAAAAGCGCGGCAGACGGAGTATCTCGATGCAGCGTTGGAACGCTATGCCGACAGGCCCGACATTGCCGGCATGATCCGCGCAAGCGATGCGGCCTTTGACGCCTATAGCAGTGCAGAGTGCGGTGCGGTGTGGGAAGATTGGAAAGAAGGCACGATCCGTACAATGATGTCACTGAAGTGCTCTATCGGCCTCGCGGACAAGCGCGCGCATGATATATGGGAAAACTGGCTTACCTATATGGATAGCACTCCGCCTGTTTTGCCTGAACCGGCCCCCACACAATAG
- a CDS encoding electron transfer flavoprotein subunit beta/FixA family protein: MKILVPVKRVIDYNVKPRVKADGSGVDLANVKMSMNPFDEIAVEEAIRLKEAGKAEEIIAVSVGPAKAQETLRTALAMGADRAILVETDEEVEPLAVAKILKAIAAEENPGLVMLGKQSISDDSNQTGQMLAALMERPQGTFANTVEVDGDSVTVKREIDGGLETVKLTMPAIVTTDLRLNEPRYASLPNIMKAKKKPLDTKTPADFGVDIAPRLTTTNVSEPPVRQAGEKVEDVDALVAKLKALGVA, encoded by the coding sequence ATGAAAATCCTCGTACCCGTCAAAAGGGTGATTGATTACAACGTCAAACCGCGGGTCAAAGCCGATGGTAGCGGCGTTGATCTGGCGAACGTCAAAATGAGCATGAATCCGTTCGACGAAATCGCTGTTGAAGAAGCGATCCGCCTGAAAGAAGCGGGCAAAGCCGAAGAGATCATAGCCGTATCAGTCGGTCCAGCGAAAGCACAGGAAACGCTCCGCACCGCGCTCGCTATGGGCGCAGACCGTGCGATCCTCGTCGAGACGGACGAAGAAGTTGAGCCGCTAGCTGTTGCGAAGATCCTCAAAGCCATCGCGGCAGAGGAAAATCCCGGCCTCGTGATGCTCGGCAAACAATCCATTTCTGACGACAGCAACCAGACGGGCCAGATGCTCGCTGCATTGATGGAGCGCCCGCAAGGTACTTTCGCCAACACCGTCGAAGTCGATGGTGACAGCGTCACTGTTAAGCGTGAGATCGACGGCGGCCTAGAAACTGTCAAGCTGACTATGCCCGCCATCGTCACAACCGACCTTCGTTTGAACGAGCCGCGCTATGCGTCGCTACCGAACATTATGAAGGCCAAGAAGAAACCGCTCGACACCAAGACGCCTGCAGATTTCGGTGTCGACATCGCGCCGCGCCTCACCACCACTAATGTCAGTGAGCCGCCGGTTCGCCAAGCCGGTGAAAAGGTTGAAGATGTTGATGCGCTGGTCGCCAAGCTTAAAGCACTGGGAGTTGCATAA